In the genome of Arachis stenosperma cultivar V10309 chromosome 6, arast.V10309.gnm1.PFL2, whole genome shotgun sequence, the window taaaattttgtgttcttgtattctgtttagtgataaattagaacaaattatgaaattcaatttattctcattttttttcattcaaaaaatttgagatgaagaatataacaataaaaaatataattatgaaaaattaacaagaataataaaagaaaaaataaaaaataagttatgtCTCTTGTTAGTGTCTCTGGACATATTGTCTATGTCCATGTCTCCTCTACCAAACACAATTTTGTGTCTCAATGTCTTGTCTCTGGAAACAAACGCAACCTTAGATCTTATAGAAAGACTTAAAGGTCTcgtgttttaaaaaataatggacatttttatatttttaattagttaatgaCTTATTTATCTTTGAAATAAAAGACCAAAGACCTATTTATTGTTTTCTAAGAAATCCTGTATtctgttttctctttgtttgttttttacaaaatttggaaaataaaaaacttttacTAAATACTTAAAGTAGATAATTTCAATATCTTATAACCTTAATAAGCAACCAATTATTTTGCTCATTTAGTTAGGATGATGTTTGAGAGAATTTATTAGGACTTATCAATTGTTGTTTGTGATGTGAAAGGATGGACACATGCCATAACTGCTTTTGGATACAACAAGGATCAGAAAAAACTCATCATCCCCAGAAGTGTCTTAAAATCTCATATTTCGTTCAGCAAAGCCATCTCTAAatagaatatatttttgtttttgagaCATTATAGTCTAAACTTAAAACTCAAATTTGCTAACTACATATGGAACTCCATTGGGTTGCTTCACTTGATCATGGTATAATTGGTAATAGTTTGACACAATCTTTGTGCTCTTACATTAgcattaaaatatataatatatatccaAATGCAAAATGGGTCATGTAACATTCTACACCATATATCATGACTTTCTTTTTAagtatttgattttgttttatatGTTTGTTAGTTATTTTCGTAGGTAATTAGATAggtataataatattaataatcaCATTGGTGAATATTATTTAGTGTGTCTTTCTTCTCTTTATGGGTCGAGTTTGTAACGAactatctaaaaaaaatatataatattggTTAGAATGTAAATATTTATGGTAGCGTTATTTAATCTTATTTAGATTATTTTACTTATATAGAAACTCATGTGCAGTCGATTTTACGTGAAATTGATATCTAAGAgctgttagatgatttgacttatttgactaaattttcatctaacagATATGAGATATCAACTTTTCACGTGAAGTCCATTTGAGTTTTCACCTTATACTTAATGACCTATCTAATATACTGTAGGATagaggattttttttttctctcaattAATTCAATTAATATTGTAAAATGTGATCTTTTATTATAGCCTCTTTAAGTAAAattaaaggaaaacaaaaaatCACACTTGATAACATCAGAACAAATTAAAAGATTTATTCTTGGTTCTTTCTTTCCCCTAAAAAATGAGTGTTTTTAAATACTCAGAAGAGaaaaatgaacaaaaataaatataaaacaaaaataacaaccaCGAAAAcaatatctattttttttaattgcttAGTAGAAAAACATTTGATgaaagtgtttttttttttagcaaTTTCACTTATGTtcacattgaataaatgtttttggctattttatttgttaaaatttaacgacaatttttttttttgtctattttCCCTTGaattttctcttttcattttgGGTTAAACTACTTCCAAACAAACCCAACCcttcaaattaaatatatactCAATTATATTATCTATGATCCTAGTTATGTACTCAAATGTAGTTGCAAAACGAATGCAACAAAAACATCAATTTTTGTATTAGAGTGGATAAGAGTATAAATTTTAGTATTAGAGTGTTTGGATATGTAGAAATTTAACTACTATTATTGTAATCTCAATACATCCGTCTTAAAAACAATGTCTTGAGATAAATTATACAAATTTTGTTGAATCCTAAACATTGGTGTGCTAATGATGATGACAAAATATggagtaaataaataaattagacccaattttaattacattaaaGTAATTAAATATTCATTTTCTTAAACAAAGTTGAAGTTTGAGTTTCACAATAAGCCAAATTTTTTTCCCTAATGAAATGATTTGACAAAAACAAGTTAGTTgcaaatcaataaattataactagATGTTAAGGAATTTAAACCTAAAGTTTATATTCAAATTCGAACAAAATGGCTccaatttgatattttttaaataaaaaaaatcatattactTACATGCAAAgcaaaagcaataaaaaaatgttactaGGTCATAATAATAGTAGAGAAGGCAAGGAATGAATTGGAGGATGACATGCATGAGAGACACAATACAAGTTGAAACAAAAAGTGTGTATTAATATTGTGTGcttaatatatataatgatcACTAATCATATTCCATCATTACTACTTTGTTTACACGTGACATATGGTCCACCTTTAACATTACATGCATGCATGGTGTGAGGTGGTGGCAAAGAGTTTGCTACTTGATAACCAAAATTGATATTTGgtgtataaatttttataatataaaaaagatttttttcttatttttattaattaattttaatacaaaagtaaaaattatacaaaagaGATACATATAATATTCTCTATTCTCCATTCATCACCATTCATGGATAATGTGAAATATTAACAAATTCCATAATAAAAACTATAAGGTGAATTGTAAATAAGCTATTATTATAATAGTGATTACAATGATTGTCTAAAAAAAGGccacgttttttttttatatttttacaattttttaaccttcaatttttaaattaaaaatattttaaaatattaaaaaatatattttagtttcaaCAAATATTGTCAAAATTGAATAGCTACTATACAATACGTTGagttatatttatatatttatattaatatagttaatcgttatttttttttttgtcaacgATATCTCTTAATTCGACAGGTCAAAGATTAATCTGTCAAGATTTAAATTTTCACACTTATTTAGATAGATGAGTGAATTTATCACTCGACCAACCCAAATGGGTCATGTGTTAATGGTTTTCACATTTGTTTTGGGCCAGCTGGGTTCATATATGAAGATAATGGTTTTTAGGTCTCTGTCCTTTCTGTGCCGATGCCCAACCCAAAAAGggtaaatatttaattatatatttttaaaatttaaacacgGAATTGATGGTTTAATTTGCAATTAAGTATTTAAGTGCaacccaaaaaatattttgtcaaaaaataaaaaagagtgTGGAAATTACAAGAAACTTCCTTCCTTGGCCACTTCGCTATTCTCATTGGAAAGAACCTTCTTCCTTACAcgctctttcttcttcttcttcttccatggTTTTCCCTCAGCACCAGTTCCAACGGCACTACCAaacccaccaccaccaccagcaACAACAACCACAAACTAAATCTTTCAGGTAATTATCATCACCCCAAATGTTTTTTACTTAGTGGCCAAAATTCTAAAAAACAATTTAACATcccttttcaatttttctttctgCCTTTCATTTCACCTAACtttgtatttattatatatatcatttttgtTCCTACTTCAGAAACCTGCAAGCAATGGAAGCTCATATGCCACCTCAGGTTCCCTTTTACAATCCCACTGATTTGCAAGATCAGTCCCAACATCCACCATACATTCCTCCATGTATGTAAATTCTTCACCTTTTAGCTACCCTTTTGCTGAATTTGCCTTTTTTTTAGCTGCATATGTTTAATAGTACCCTTGTTAAGTGACCCAATTAGGTTTTCTTGTGGAATAGCACCCCATTTGCTCATTTTGAGctaaatttgttaattttatgtTATATAATGATTCCATTACTGGAAAGTTTGAAAATTTCTTTTCAGCTGCATATGTTTAATAGTACCTTGGAAAATCTGAATTGTAAAGAAAATGACTCAGTTAGGTTTTCTTGTGGCATGACACCCCTCTTGGTTATTTTAAGTTAAAGCTGTTAATTTTATGTTGCATGATTATTCCATCGCTAGAAAGTTTGAAATTTTTAAGTCTGTTGTGTTTTTCCCCAACATTCTTTTGGTCATGTTAAATTTAGTTGGTGGGATTGACATAGTTCACCATAGTAAATTATGCTCTCAATTTAATGCATTATGATGCCTTTTTGTTCTTGTATGTAGTCCATGTTGTTGGGTTTGCTCCGGGTCCAGTTCCACCTGCCGATGGTAGTGACGGTGGTGTTGATTTGCAATGGAATTACGGTTTGGAACCTGAGAGGAAGAGACTAAAAGAACAGGATTTCTTGGAGAACAATTCTCAGGTATCTTCTGTAGATTTCCTGCAGCCACTATCGGTGTCCACTGGATTGGGCTTGTCACTTGACAATCCCCGCTTGGTTTCAACCGGAGACTCTGCTCTGTTGTCACTCATTGGAGATGACATTGAGCGTGAGTTACAGCAGCAGGAATTAGAGGTAGAAAGGTTTCTCAAATTGCAGGTTAGTTCAAGTTTACGGCTTAATATCTTGTTCCCCCCCACCCTTCTTTTCTATTCTTTGCTGTGCCTGAAAGAGGTGGTTCTGCATTTTTCATGCTTATTGCTTTAATTGAATAGAGTTCAGTTGCTGTATGTTTCCTTAGATGGCTATGCGAAATACCTATTGAATAAATATGTGCATCATTGCTTGAATCTTCAAAGAAATCTGAACATACTTCATTATCTTCCCGTTCTCTGCATGATGGCTGTTTTTTTCAATCAACTGTGTTTTCTTGCTTTTAGAAGTTACTGCTTCAAAGTTCAAGTCCTTTACGCCACATTGAAGCCTGATGTGCCATCCATATAAAGAAAACTTTTCTTGTATATGAAGATGGGACACTAATTAATCATCTTCTCTAATAGGGGGAACAAATGAGGCAATCAATTTTAGATAAGGTTCAGGCTTCACAGCTTCAGAGCGTTTTGTTTATCGAAGACAGGGTCCTTCAGAAACTCCGCGAGAAGGAAGCCGAGGTAGAAAGCATTAACCGGAGGAACATGGAGCTGGAAGACCAAATGGAGCAATTAACTATGGAAGCAGGTGTGTGGCAGCAAAGAGCCAAGCACAACGAGAGCATGATTGCTGCTCTCAAGTTCAACCTTCAGCAAGCGTATGTCCAGAGCCGAGATAGTAAGGAAGGATGTGGCGACAGTGAGGTGGACGACACGGCTTCTTGCTGCAACGGCCGTTCCATCGATTTCCATCTTCTCTCAAAGGAGAACAATGGTATGAGAGAGATGATGACATGTAAGGCTTGTAGAGTCAACGAAGTTAGCATGCTTTTGTTACCTTGTAAGCATCTTTGCCTTTGTAAAGACTGTGAAAGTAAGCTTAGTTTTTGTCCTTTATGTCAATCCTCTAAATTTATTGGTATGCAGGTCTATTTGTAACTTGATACATTACTTTGGCATGTAACATGATctctaattttatatttaagttGTGTGGATCTGTAATTTGTCCCTGATTAAAAGCATAGAGAACAAAATGGTTTCTTAGGATTTGATGATGAGATTACAAAAGGGACTGAGTTGGGGTCGGAGGTTATTGAAAAAAGAACAGGGCTTTCATTTGGCTACTTCATTGGATGGATGTAGCAGAACAATGCCATTCACAGCCATGCTTATTCACAactaaaaagataattaaaagaatagTTAAATATATCGGTTTTGTTTCTCAAACCAAAGTTCTAGTTGTAGCAGTTAGAAGTTAGAACTACACATGAAGTCAGCAAGTATCATAGAATGAGCTCGAATATATGTCAAGGATAATTTGGCATCATGAAATGCTATGACATGAAAATGCAggatcaaattatttttttcc includes:
- the LOC130935619 gene encoding probable BOI-related E3 ubiquitin-protein ligase 3, whose amino-acid sequence is MVFPQHQFQRHYQTHHHHQQQQPQTKSFRNLQAMEAHMPPQVPFYNPTDLQDQSQHPPYIPPFHVVGFAPGPVPPADGSDGGVDLQWNYGLEPERKRLKEQDFLENNSQVSSVDFLQPLSVSTGLGLSLDNPRLVSTGDSALLSLIGDDIERELQQQELEVERFLKLQGEQMRQSILDKVQASQLQSVLFIEDRVLQKLREKEAEVESINRRNMELEDQMEQLTMEAGVWQQRAKHNESMIAALKFNLQQAYVQSRDSKEGCGDSEVDDTASCCNGRSIDFHLLSKENNGMREMMTCKACRVNEVSMLLLPCKHLCLCKDCESKLSFCPLCQSSKFIGMQVYL